In Rhinoraja longicauda isolate Sanriku21f chromosome 6, sRhiLon1.1, whole genome shotgun sequence, the following proteins share a genomic window:
- the LOC144594498 gene encoding monocarboxylate transporter 4-like encodes MGAVAADDKGPRVHAPDGGWGWAILAGSFVITGFSYAFPKAVSVFFKELIKEFHVGYSDTAWISSIVLAMLYGTGPISSVLVNRFGCRPVMMVGGFFASAGMILASLCTSIIQIYFTVGVLTGLGLALNFQPSLIMINRYFDKRRPLANGLSAAGSPVFLCVLSPLGQMLTKSYGWRGGFLILGGLLLNCCACAALMRPLKPSRKEKAKLEENKEASVKPKQKLLDCSVFKDRGFVIYTIAASVMVFGLFVPPVFIVNYAKDLGVPDTDAAFLLSILGFVDIFARPLCGILASTKFVRPRTVYFFGFAMLFNGITDLGGSFGHDYGGLTVFCIFFGMSYGMVGALQFEVLMTIVGTEKFPSAIGLVLLMEAMAVLVGPPGAGKLLDATRVYRYVFYLAGSEVVLSALILTIGNYFCITGKAKPPEDEPKEAVQGERQGELEQGAAGSVEVEQFLKSDMEENGEIVPTPETSV; translated from the exons ATGGGTGCGGTAGCAGCAGATGATAAAGGCCCAAGAGTGCATGCCCCGGATGGCGGCTGGGGCTGGGCCATTCTCGCTGGCAGCTTTGTCATCACTGGATTCTCTTACGCTTTTCCGAAAGCCGTCAGCGTTTTCTTCAAGGAATTAATCAAGGAGTTCCATGTTGGgtacagtgatacagcatggatctCATCCATTGTACTTGCCATGTTGTACGGAACAG GACCGATATCCAGTGTTCTTGTCAATCGCTTTGGTTGTCGTCCTGTGATGATGGTGGGAGGGTTTTTTGCATCGGCGGGTATGATCCTGGCGTCGCTGTGCACTAGCATCATCCAGATCTACTTCACGGTTGGAGTTCTCACTG GTCTGGGTCTAGCCTTGAACTTTCAACCATCTCTCATCATGATAAACCGCTACTTTGACAAGCGACGACCGTTGGCCAATGGCCTGAGTGCAGCTGGGAGCCCCGTGTTCCTGTGTGTCCTCTCCCCGTTGGGCCAGATGCTGACCAAGTCGTACGGGTGGCGAGGGGGCTTCCTCATCTTAGGGGGTCTGCTGCTCAACTGCTGTGCCTGTGCAGCTTTGATGAGACCACTGAAGCCAAGCCGCAAAGAGAAAGCCAAACTGGAAGAGAATAAGGAGGCATCAGTGAAGCCCAAACAGAAGCTGCTGGATTGCTCTGTTTTCAAGGACCGAGGTTTTGTCATTTACACCATCGCGGCTTCTGTCATGGTCTTTGGACTCTTTGTTCCTCCTGTCTTCATAGTAAACTATGCAAAAGACTTGGGAGTACCAGACACAGATGCTGCATTCTTGTTATCCATCTTGGGATTTGTGGACATTTTTGCCCGCCCTCTCTGTGGTATTCTCGCCAGTACAAAATTTGTTCGCCCCCGAACAGTATATTTCTTTGGCTTTGCAATGCTCTTCAACGGGATCACTGATTTGGGCGGCTCCTTTGGTCACGATTATGGCGGACTGACCGTGTTCTGTATTTTCTTTGGAATGTCCTATGGAATGGTGGGCGCCCTGCAGTTCGAGGTGTTGATGACAATTGTTGGAACCGAGAAGTTCCCCAGTGCGATTggactggtgttgttgatggaAGCAATGGCCGTGTTGGTAGGACCACCAGGTGCTG GCAAACTGTTGGACGCTACAAGGGTTTACAGGTATGTTTTTTATTTGGCTGGCTCTGAGGTGGTCCTCTCGGCCCTGATACTGACTATCGGAAACTATTTCTGCATAACTGGGAAGGCTAAACCACCCGAGGATGAGCCGAAGGAAGCTGTGCAAGGGGAGAGGCAAGGGGAGCTGGAGCAGGGAGCTGCGGGTTCCGTGGAAGTGGAGCAGTTCCTGAAAAGCGATATGGAAGAAAATGGGGAAATCGTACCGACGCCTGAGACCAGTGTATGA